One window of Polycladomyces subterraneus genomic DNA carries:
- a CDS encoding CTP synthase yields MTTKFIFVTGGVVSSLGKGITAASLGRLLKNRGLKVTIQKFDPYINVDPGTMSPYQHGEVFVTDDGAETDLDLGHYERFIDINLSKNSNVTTGKIYSAVINKERRGDYLGGTVQVIPHITNEIKDRVFRAARETHPDVVITEIGGTVGDIESLPFLEAIRQIKSDVGREHVMYIHCTLIPMLSASGELKTKPTQHSVKELRSIGIQPNVIVCRTEHPLSDDLKRKIALFCDIDPEAVIEARDAETLYEVPLMLQAEGLDDIVIKHLGLKCGEADMTEWIALVNKVKNLSHVTKIAIVGKYVALHDAYMSVVEALRHAGFYNDTDIDVMWVNSEEVNDQNVAELLGEADGILVPGGFGDRGTEGKIIATRYARENNIPFLGICLGMQMACVEGARNLLQLEGANSSEIDPETPHPIIDLLPEQKEIEDLGGTMRLGLYPCKLVPDSLAQKAYGNGLVYERHRHRYEFNNEYREDLEKVGFRFSGTSPDGRLVEIIELTNHPWFVATQFHPEFRSRPNRPHPLFRDFVHAALKMKLSQVEV; encoded by the coding sequence ATGACGACCAAATTCATCTTTGTCACCGGCGGTGTGGTTTCGTCACTGGGAAAAGGGATCACAGCGGCGTCATTGGGCCGATTGCTCAAAAACCGCGGTCTGAAAGTGACGATTCAAAAATTTGACCCGTACATCAACGTGGACCCTGGGACGATGAGTCCGTATCAGCATGGCGAGGTGTTCGTCACCGACGACGGGGCGGAAACGGATCTGGATCTGGGCCATTATGAACGGTTTATCGATATCAATTTGTCCAAAAACAGCAACGTGACGACCGGAAAAATCTACTCTGCCGTGATCAACAAGGAACGGCGGGGGGATTATCTCGGGGGAACAGTGCAGGTGATTCCTCACATCACCAACGAGATCAAAGATCGGGTGTTTCGTGCTGCTCGGGAGACTCACCCGGACGTCGTGATCACCGAGATCGGCGGAACAGTGGGAGACATCGAGAGCCTACCGTTTTTGGAGGCAATCCGCCAGATCAAAAGCGATGTGGGCCGGGAACACGTCATGTACATCCATTGCACGTTGATCCCGATGCTGTCGGCCAGCGGGGAACTGAAGACCAAGCCGACACAACACAGCGTCAAGGAATTGCGCAGCATCGGCATTCAGCCCAATGTCATCGTCTGTCGCACCGAGCATCCGCTGTCCGATGATTTGAAGAGGAAAATCGCTCTCTTTTGCGACATCGACCCTGAAGCGGTCATCGAAGCCCGGGATGCCGAAACGCTGTATGAGGTACCGCTGATGTTGCAGGCGGAAGGACTGGACGATATCGTCATCAAACATCTGGGGCTGAAGTGTGGCGAAGCGGATATGACCGAATGGATCGCACTGGTCAACAAGGTGAAAAACCTCTCCCATGTCACCAAAATTGCGATCGTCGGCAAGTACGTGGCGCTGCACGATGCCTACATGAGTGTGGTTGAAGCCTTGCGTCACGCAGGCTTCTACAACGATACCGATATCGACGTGATGTGGGTCAACTCTGAGGAAGTCAACGACCAAAACGTGGCCGAACTGCTCGGGGAAGCCGACGGAATCCTGGTGCCTGGTGGATTCGGCGATCGGGGGACGGAGGGGAAAATTATCGCCACCCGTTATGCACGGGAAAACAACATTCCGTTTTTGGGAATCTGTCTGGGCATGCAAATGGCTTGCGTGGAAGGCGCGCGCAACTTGTTGCAACTGGAGGGGGCCAACAGCTCCGAGATCGATCCCGAAACACCGCATCCGATTATCGATCTGTTGCCGGAACAAAAAGAGATCGAAGATCTGGGCGGTACCATGCGGCTCGGGTTGTATCCCTGCAAACTGGTCCCCGATTCGCTGGCGCAAAAAGCGTATGGCAATGGCCTCGTTTACGAACGGCACCGCCATCGTTACGAGTTTAACAATGAATACCGTGAAGATCTGGAAAAAGTGGGCTTCCGATTCTCCGGCACCTCTCCGGATGGACGATTGGTGGAAATCATCGAGCTGACCAACCATCCGTGGTTCGTGGCAACCCAGTTCCATCCGGAATTCCGTTCACGCCCGAACCGGCCGCATCCGTTATTCCGCGACTTTGTCCATGCGGCATTGAAAATGAAATTGTCCCAGGTAGAAGTGTAA
- the rpoE gene encoding DNA-directed RNA polymerase subunit delta: MSGKIASLTPEEIRETAMVDLVYELLYEKGEPMLYRDLFQEVARLKGFTEEEMARYIAQLYTEINIDGRFICVGKSLWGLKKWYPTEQATDSAVQANVKDDFDEDLEEDLFEEEEDELFDDEQLDEDDVFDDEEFEELDEEEVEEAEEEEEDLI; this comes from the coding sequence ATGAGCGGGAAAATAGCTTCCTTGACACCCGAAGAAATCCGAGAGACGGCGATGGTCGATCTCGTTTATGAGTTGTTGTACGAAAAGGGCGAACCGATGCTGTACCGCGATCTTTTCCAGGAAGTGGCCCGGTTGAAAGGGTTCACGGAAGAGGAGATGGCGCGCTATATCGCGCAATTATACACCGAGATCAATATCGACGGCCGGTTTATCTGTGTTGGCAAAAGTTTGTGGGGTTTGAAAAAATGGTATCCCACTGAACAGGCCACCGACTCCGCCGTTCAGGCCAATGTGAAAGACGACTTTGACGAAGATCTGGAAGAGGATTTGTTTGAAGAAGAAGAGGATGAACTGTTCGACGACGAACAACTGGATGAAGATGATGTTTTCGACGACGAGGAATTTGAAGAGCTTGATGAGGAAGAGGTAGAAGAAGCGGAGGAAGAAGAAGAAGATCTGATATGA